The nucleotide sequence GAAAGACCTAGATTTTGCCTGTTTTGAATCAGATTTGACCGGTAAAAATCTGGTGATTGTTGCCTCTAATGATAATTTTGTCGGCAATAGTATGTGTTTGGTGGAAACGGCCAGCCGCCAACGCGCTCAGGTAACCGATGAGGGACAACAATTAATTGCAGAATCTTTTGATTCCTCTGCGTGGTCCATGTTGAAACAACCGAAAGAGGAGCCTGTGTCATCCCCCACTTGGGAGGTAGACTGGCAAGTATTTCCTTTGTTTCCTTTCTTGTCTATTCGATTAAATTGGCGTTTGCCTGCCTCCCGTGAAGTTTACCGTTGGACTTTTTTCCCTTACTGTTTTCCCTTTCCGGTTATGGAAGTTGCAACACGGGTGTCCAGTTAAGAATATCTTCTAGGAGAGCTTGATATCCTAACTCATTGGGATGAAGTCCATCACGCCCGAGGAGTTTTGTTCTCCAAGTCTCTCCCCGCGCCATCCATAAATCAAAAATATCGAGATAGGGGATGTGATATTTTTGACAAGCTTGCTTTGTCGCCTCTTTGTAACGATATTGCTCTCGATGCGTATAGTACAAACAATCTATAAAGGGCATTTTCTGCTCATCTACTGGTACCATACCGATAAACAGGGCAGGACAGAGATTTTTAGCTTGTTGCAGCAGAGTGTGTAATTGACCTTGGAAAGTGGCAAACTCAGTTAAATTACGTCCTTTTTCATGACCGACTTGAGGAGTATCATTAACCCCCACAGAAAGAAGAATCAAATCCGGAAACTGATTGCGAAATTCTCCTCGATAACGATATTCCGGTTCTAAACGTTCTAAAACTTGACAGACTCTATCTCCTCGTATGCCTAAATTATACAGGGCATGGCCTGAACTATCTGGACTCATCCATTGACGACGTAGTCTTTCTACCCATCCCCCTCCGACGGGATCTCCATAACCATAAATCAAACTATCCCCAATAGCAATTATCCGTAAAGGTTGCTTTTTAAAAGGAACAGATTTGGGTTTTGATACTTTCTCGGCAATAGTCATAAAACTTTTTCTACAAGAGTTTGGTTTACAACCTAATCAAGCTATTTGTAGCTTCCAACACGCTTTTTATATCTATCTATAGAGTGATCCGTTGACGAGTTTTTAAAGGCTGACAACTGTTTAATTGGTCTAGAATTTGTCAATAACTTTAATGAGATCTAATTTAACTCGTAAGTGAATTATACGATGTATTTTATTTAACATTAGTTTAGTCTCCATCATTGACCAAGATCATTAGCAATCTGATTAATATCATACCTTAAAAGTATATCCTTTGATGCTTGTCTCTCTAAAATCCCTATTCTCTTAGTCCGCAGAAACTCGTGCATTAGAATCCCTGAGAGAGGGATTACACTGTCATCAAAATTAGAATTAACTTCCATCGTCAATGGATTTACAACTTCCATTGATATAAAATTAATATTTGTCGAACTAGATTGATAAACTTTTTTGAACATTGGTGGCGATTAAAAATATTTATTTGGGAGAATTTTGCTTAAAAAAAACTGTTTATATTTCATTGTATTACATTTTTTGATTTCGCTATATTTAAAAGCATTCTCATCAATATTTAGAAAAAAAAATACTTTTTATTGAGGTAATTCAGGGAAAAAACCTCTAAATATTAATGAATGTTCTAGAGCCATCTAACCCGGTGAGGAATTGGATAGATATGAGATAAAGCTTGAGACGAATCTGAACAAGAAGCGGCAGAAAATCGAACAATAGTTCAGTCTAGATGGTTTTTTGCCTTATTTTTATCTAGATAACGGTGATGGATAGTTATGTCTTGCCAGGAAGGTTTGACTTTAACAATTTGAAGCAATACTTGGATTAATTCTCGTTTCTGTTTAAAGATTATTGATGAGCTATTGTATCGTTGCCATCATTGATTCAATAAACTGCTTGCATCATTGATTAGTCTAGCAAAAGTCTCTTGAATTCTGTCTAAGACTTGTTTTAGATTACATTGTAAATCTTCGTAATACAGTAGGTCTTGAGACATAGCTTAATAAACTCTATCTCAAGATAGAGGTAAGGGGTCATAAGTTAAGTTAAACAGGTGGACATTGATTAAAGTTAACTGTCTGATAAGGCAACAGGGAACAGCAAACGATTTCAGCAGTTTTATATTTCTTAACATAGAGTGGTTTATTTATGTCTAGGTAATTATATCCTGCGGGTTGAAAAAATTCTTCTAGATTGGGTTCTAAAATATAAGCTTCTTGATGTATCCGTTCTGTAACGATAAGTCAAGTTTTTTTCATAGCTTCAGGATGAATGATTTGAATAGGAGCGGTTTTGTAATACAAATTTTCAGTTGTTATACAGCTTGAAACAGGAGGGTTTAAGGCGGCGCTTTAGATATGGAGACAGTAGCAATCATCGGTCACAAGATAAGTAAAAATGCTCAGGGTTTTCGGTTAAAGGGAACCAGACTTTAAAAATCAACTTTAACTGAGTCAAATGCACAGTAGAAGTCTGAGCGAAACCGGAATCTTCTATCTTTAGAAAGATTTTGGCTTGAGTAAAGCCGCAGCGAGACACAAACCAGCAGACACTACACCCGACCCGCTATTTCCCTTATCACCTTGAGGCCGGGTAAGCTAAAATTGTAAAGAAATCTATAGTAACTCAAAAAAATTTTACTCGTTATAAATTCCTATGTCTCTTCCCATTCGCAACGTAGCCATCATAGCCCACGTCGATCACGGCAAAACTACCCTGGTTGATGCCCTTCTCAAGCAGTCCGGTATCTTCCGTGAAGGGGAAGAGGTTCCTGACTGCGTGATGGACTCCAACGCCTTAGAACGGGAACGGGGGATTACCATTCTCTCAAAAAATACCGCCGTTCGCTACAAAGATACATTAATCAATATTGTAGATACCCCCGGACACGCTGACTTTGGCGGCGAAGTCGAACGGGTGTTAGGGATGGTAGATGGATGTATACTGATTGTGGATGCTAACGAAGGTCCCATGCCTCAAACCCGTTTCGTCCTCAAAAAAGCCCTCGAAAAAGGACTGCGCCCCCTCGTTGTCGTCAATAAAATAGACCGTCCTAACGTCGAACCCGATAAAGCTGTAGATAAAGTCTTCGATCTCTTCGTCGAACTGGGAGCAGATGACGATCAGTGTGATTTTACCACCCTCTACGCTTCTGGATTAGCCGGATTTGCTAAGGCCAGTATTGATGATGAACCGGTCGATATGCAGCCGCTTTTTGAGGCAATTTTACATCATGTTCCCCCACCGGCCGGGGATATTGATAAACCCCTACAACTGCAAGTCACCACCCTAGACTATTCTGAATATCTAGGACGGATCGTCATTGGACGCATTCACAACGGCGTAATTAAAGGTGGACAACAAGCCGCCCTCATGAAAGAAAATGGGCAAATAGTCAAAGGAAAAATCAGCAAATTACTCGGCTTTGAAGGACTACAACGGGTAGAATTAGCCGAAGCGAGTGCCGGGAATATTGTCGCCGTAGCCGGATTTGCCGATGCTAACATTGGTGAAACCATCACCTCTCCCGATGATCCTCAAGCACTACCCCTCATTCGCGTTGATGAACCGACTTTACAGATGACCTTCTCCGTCAATGACTCTCCCTTTGCCGGACAAGAAGGAACTTTTGTGACTTCTCGCCAATTACGTGATCGCTTAATGCGAGAATTAGAAACCAACGTCGCCTTACGGGTAGAAGAAAGCGACTCCGCCGAAAAATTCCTGGTGTCTGGACGGGGTGAATTGCATCTGGGTATTCTCATCGAAACCATGAGACGGGAAGGCTATGAGTTTCAGGTCTCCCAACCCCAAGTTATTTATCGAGAAGTCAACGGACAACCCTGTGAACCCTTTGAATATTTAGTCTTAGATGTTCCCGATGATGCCGTAGGGTCTTGTATTGAACGCTTAGGACAGCGTAAAGGAGAAATGCAAGATATGCAAGCCGGCGGCAATGGACGCACTCAGTTAGAGTTTATCATCCCTGCCCGAGGCTTAATCGGTTTCCGAGGAGAATTTATTCGTCTGAGTCGTGGTGAAGGCATCATGAACCACAGTTTCCTAGAATACCGTCCCATCATCGGCGATGTTGAAACCCGCTATAACGGCGTTATGATCGCTTTTGAGGAAGGGGTTGCCACTTTCTACGCCCTCAAGAATGCTGAAGACCGAGGTGTATTTTTTATCACGCCTGGAACTAAAGTCTATAAAGGCATGATCGTCGGTGAACATAACCGCCCTCAAGACTTAGACCTTAATGTTTGTAAGACAAAACAGTTAACTAACCATCGTTCCGCTACTGGGGATGAATTAGTGCAACTGCAAACGCCTGTAGAAATGAGTTTAGAACGGGCATTAGAATATATTGGGCCTGATGAGTTAGTGGAAGTTACCCCTCAGTCTATTCGTCTGCGGAAAATGGCCACCAAGAAGTTAGCTAAACGTTAATTCTATTAGCTGGAAACCTACTAACAAAACTACCGCCCCCCATGCAGGTCATGATTGTTAAACCCCGTCCTTAAAAGGCGGGGTCTTCATTAAACAAAAATGTCTCTTGAGAATAAATTTTGATATACTTATATAAGGTAGTCACTGTGTAAACATAAATACTTAAAGCGTTTTATTGATATGCCACTCAGTAGCTCGACATCAATAAAGCTTACTGTACTTTCAAAAGTCAAATCCTCTAAAGCATACGTCTATTGTCTTTTGCCGGCTCTGACAGTTGACTTTAACCGATTTTCGCCTATTTGCGCCAAGCCGCTTGTCAGAATTATTGAGCAGCTTACCTTGTGGATTTAATACAGCTAAACAGTAACCAATATGCTAAAAACTAAAATCTTAATTTGTGAAGATGAACACCAATGTATTAAAAAAATACTCCGCCCTTGGCAAAAAGAAATCAGTGAAGGACGCAATGCTTTAATTATTGCGATGTCGGTAGAAGAAGCCCTGAACATACTTGAAAAAGATACAGAATATGAAATAAAATACGGTATTCTTGATTTAAAGATGCCTCTGGCCAAGCAAGATGGTACAAAATTTTTGGCTCAATTGATCAATGTTCGTCCCGAGATAAAAGTAATTATTTATACAGATTTTTTTCAAGAATATACGTCTCTAATCGAGTCTGAAGCCTCTTTAAATGTTGGAGAGAATTTATTAGGTATCTACTCAAAACGCTTATTTCCCCCCAAATTTATTAAAGAATTAATAAATATGTATATCCAGGCAGATGTAATAAAACTTTTAGAAAGTCCTGATAAAATTACCTCAAAAAATTTATTATCCCTGGTAGATACACTATCTTATAAAAAGAAACTTAAGATAATCAAAGCTTTATTTTCTCAATTAGATCTCTCTACGGCTCAACAATTGCAACAGTCATTCGACGAAGATATCACCAAAGTTCTCGAAATTATTAAGCAAAAACGGCAAGATGACAAATTGAGAAAATGGCTTATCGCTAAATCCCGTGAGGGAATTCTTGATCCCAATATTCCCGCAGAGAATTTTGAAGCGAATTTTGTTCTTGAAGAACGTTTTCACGACGCAGATGGTCCCTATTATTACTTACGCTACAAGTCCCCGGGCGATTCAAAATGGACTTATGTCTACCTCAATAGCTACGGCTCCTTAATCAATACTGTGCCTGTTGATTGTGCCCGTCGTTACTATTTACAACGCAAAGCCAACTCTCCATAAACAAATTTTTCGGCGGTTTTTATAGATAAAATTGTGCTAATATACATAAAGACCGCCATAATGCTAAATATCAGTTACCTATCTCCCCTTTCAAGCTCTATTAGGGAACTACCGACTACCCTAACCCTCTGCTTCTCTAGCCGTCAAGGAGTTGCAGAATAGGGGATGGGAAAAAAACAAAATTGCTCAAAGGTGAGAAAACCCTTTTGAGGGGGAGTTAGTGTTTTAAGTTTCCATCTCCGTTTATTTAAACCCTGTTAAATTGATTAACAGGGTTTGTTTTGCTTAAAGGTAGTCATAACACAAGAAAAGCAATAAGCCCTACCCAAATAATACGGGAGGGTGAGAGCCTCCGTTTTTTGATCCTTCGCACCGCGAGGGAGGGGCTGAAACCCGACGATGCTCGGACTATCGTCTTGCGCGTCGGCCCGACAGAATTTATTCGGTCATATCCTACAAATTTTCGATAGGAGTGTCAAGCAAGAAGACTCAATCTTGCTACGCTATTAGATAGCCGATTCTAATCTAGCCAAATTTAAGGAGAGAAAAACCTTGCCACACACCATTGTCACAGAAACCTGTGAAGGCGTTGCCGACTGTGTAAAAGCTTGTCCGGTTGCTTGTATTCATCCAGGCCCAGGCAAAAACATCAAAGGGACTGATTGGTTTTGGATAGACTTTGCCACCTGTATTGATTGCGGCATTTGTCTAAGCGTCTGTCCTGTAGAAGGAGCAATTATTCCCGAAGAACGCCCAGAATACCAAAAAAATCCTCAATAAACCCACACAGGCCGGCAAAAAGGGCAAAAACGCTCTGACTAATGACTACTGACTACTGACTAACGACTAATGACTACTGACTAATGACTAACGACTAACGACTAATGACTAATGACAATTTACTAGAAGTTAAAGAAGTTTATGCCGGCTATGTTCAAGATTTAAACATTCTCCAAGGTATAAATTTTAAAATTGCACCCGGGGAATTAGTAGCGGTTATTGGACCTAATGGTGCCGGCAAATCAACCCTAGCAAAAACCATTTTTGGACTCTTAACCCCCAACCGAGGACAAATTATTTTTAAAGGGGAAAATATCGCAGGATTACGTTCCGATCAAATCGTGCAGCGAGGGATGTGTTATGTTCCTCAAATAAATAATGTTTTCCCCTCTCTCTCGGTGGAAGAAAATTTAGAAATGGGAGCATTTATTCTTAAGAATTCCCTAAAATCCTTAAAAGAAAAAATCTATACCATGTTTCCCCGCTTAAAAGAACGCCAGCATCAACGGGCCGGCACTCTTTCCGGTGGAGAACGCCAAATGTTAGCGATGGGACGAGCTTTGATGTTAGATCCTAACCTAATATTATTAGATGAACCTTCAGCCGCTTTATCTCCGATTTTAGTCAGTAGTGTCTTTGAACAGATTAAAGCCATCAACCAAATGGGTACTGCTATTGTTTTAGTGGAACAAAACGCCAAAAAAGCTCTAGAAATGGCTGATCGAGGCTATGTTTTGGAAAATGGATGTGATCGCTTTGAAGGCAGAGGGTTAGATTTATTAAATGACCCTAAAGTCGGAGAATTGTACCTCGGCGCGGCTTATCAAGCGGGGAGCAAAGAACACTAACGCACTACTTAAATAATTCTGGCACTCGATGACGTAATTCTTCATTTAGTTCAGATAAAGCATCATACATTTGAAGATACTTTTCGTATCTTTGGCGATAATGTTGTGACAATAATCGATTCTCTTTAACCCAATTGTAAGCATTAGTTGCTATTTCAGAGCGCAATTTAGGTTCAGCGAGCAGTTGCGCGAATTGTTTTTCAAATTCTTTTAAAGAAGCGTAAATCATTCCCGTTTTTTGGTTGATGATGGATTTTCCATACACCGTAGGACTCGCTAAAGCCACCACACCATTAGCGGCACATTCTAAAAATTTTAAGTCCGATTTCATCGAATTAAATCGGTTTGACTCTAAAGGAAGTAAAGCCAGATCACAATCTCTCATAATCTGCAAATACCGAGGATAAGTACACCAAGGTTCAAATTGTTTATGCTCCGTTGTTAAAGCCTCAAAAAATAACTTATCATGCACAACATTTACCATCACTTTCTCGCCATAAGTTTCTAAAATCCGATTGATAATCGGCATAATTGGTTCCCAATCGTTGGCTCTATTTTGAGCCGCAAATAGAAGTTTAACAGGAGTGGATGTATTTTCAGGGTTAAAATCGCGTGGAGAGGGTAAATAAGGTAAATAATTAGCAAAGAGTAGAACCTGTGGAAAGCGTTTTCGTAAGTCCTCTGCTAAAGTTTCAGTAGACACTTGAACAACATGACAGGTGTTTAAAAACTGAGCAAATTGTTGTGCTGTTTTTTCAGGCCAAGCCCAAGGGTCATCATCGATTTCAGCGATAATTAAATAGCCCGATTTTAAAAGTTTCTTTTGAATTTCAACAATTTTTTCTAGGGAAATCGAATAATCAAGCAAGGGACGTTGCCAAATAAATATTTTACTTCCTTCAAAATCAATGGGATCAATATCATTCGATTGTTCATACAAAGTTTTAACCCCTGGAATAGTGGCTAAAAAATCATTAGGAAATTCAACACGCATGAATTTGCAGATTGTCTGACTGACTCGAGAATGAATCAGAACCGGGCGTAAAGAACTAGAAGATTTAATGCCTCTGGGAATATATTGAAAGGAATTTATTTCTGAAGAAAAAGTCTCAGAAGAAACCTTTAATAAATTTAAAATCGGCTGGAAACTTTGCAACAACTCTTGTGAAGCCGGCCTAATGACGCGACTTTTGCAATCAAAAACCTTGAGTCCACAATAATTAAAAAGTTCTTCAAGGGTTTTTCGGGTAAAAAAGCGTAGATGGGTTCGGTCTAGTAAGCCCTCATCTTCATATTTCCATTGACCTTGAAATAACTGAACCAAAATACTGCAATGTTGAATATTGGGAATAGAAGCGATCACTTGTCCATTTTCTTTTAGCCATTTTGTCTGTTGTTTAAGCACCTGCCAAGGATCGACGAGATGTTCTAAAACATCGCCATAGATTAAGCAGTCTACGGTTCCTTCACCGATGTCTAGTTTGTTATTTTCTAAGTCTTCAATATTACCAATAATCACCCGATCTAATTTTGGCTCGGCAATAGCGGCTGCTTCTGGGTTGATCTCAATGCCAATGTATTGACTATTTGGGTTAATTTTTTTGTATTCTTGACCGAGACTCCCCGCCCCACAACCCACTTCAACAATAATTTTAGCATCACTGGGAATTTGAATTAATAAATCATAATTAATGCGGCTATAATAATCCGCTTCTTTCTGTTGTAAATTCGCTCGCGTAGCGATTAAGAAATTGAGCAAAGAACTATAACTGAGAGGGGGTTTCTTTTCGGGTTTTTCTTGATTGACCTTTTTTGGCTCAAGATTCGAACGGCTTTTCTCGTAACAATATCCCAGTGCCCAAAAGTTAAAGCCGTCTTCAGAGATTTTAACATCTTGAAATCCGGCTGCCTCCATTTTTTGTTTAAGACTGTTAGGAGTAAAGGCGGTTTTATGAGCGGCAGAGGTATTACCTGTAGCGAGGGCGGCTCCCAACCCATATAGAATATCAATAGGCGTAATCGGTCCAGCAGGAGAGGTATATAAAGGTTCCTCTATTTTGCCTTGAGCGACATATTCAGCTACTTTCTGGATATCGGGCAAAGTAATAACAGCAAATCCCTCGGTTTTGATCACTCGCCTAAATTCACTGAGGGCGAGCGGGACTTCATGATGATAAAGCGCTTTAAGATTATGATAGGAATAGAGCGCATCAACCGATTGATCCGGAACCGTACTGAGATCAGTCATTGAGCCAATTAGGTCCGGTTCAACAGCCGCATCACTATCGAGTCGAATTTCTTGCCATTCATCGGTTTGAAAAATTTTCGGGATTCGGGCCGGATTTTTAGGACCAGAACCCACATTGAGAAAAAGTTTTTTGTCTGAATGAATCAGAGATTGAGAAAGGGATGAATAGTCTTGTTGAGCGATATTCCAAGATAAAATACAAATATTTTTTAGGGCGGGAATTCCATGATTTAAAAGTTGCCAAGGCAATATAATCTGACATTGAGGCTGAGATAAAACGAAATCTTCTAAAGCTTGTTGTACGGGTTTTTCCTGAGTATTTGCGACAATAATTAAGGCTTCTTCTGATAAACATGGTTTAGCCAAGACTAAGCTTGACATCACTGTTCTATATTCCGGATAACTATCGTAATATAAGACTCCTATTTTATCTTCTATTTTATTTTCTCTGAACTCGACCAAAAACTCGGCTACATCTTGATCACAGAAAAAAACTTGCTCTTCTAAATTAAAATAGACGATGTTTTGATTTAAATCGGCTAAATATTCCTCTGCTTGTTCTAAGGCTGTACAATTATCCACAGCATAAGCCATTGCTGTTGAATTGTTTAGAAGTGCGCCCATTAAAGAAACTTTTCCTAAACATCCCAACTGACAATAAACTTCTTGTTTTTCTAAACAGGCTACAGCGTTATTTAACAAGGGTAAAAGGTTAGGATTAACTGGGGGACCGAACGAGTTCCGCACTTGAGGTTGGGATTTTTTTAAAACCGAGTCAAATTGTCCCGGTTTAGGAGACATAGAGTCTTTTGCCCAATTTTCATAACCCCTTGATAATTGATTAATAAATTTTTGAACATCCATAAATTTTTTTATTTTTAATCATAGATATAATAGGGGTTGGTCATTAGACGAACCCCCAGGAAATATTATTAAAAGAAGCTAAAACTTAGCGAACAGTTCCCGCCAAGTGGTCAACCCGAATGGGTTTGATTAAATACAGCTTCAGACATTGCCAAGCATTGTTAGCGTATAAAGGCAACTTGCGTAATAGTTTTAGCGGCTGAGGACTATCCGAACTATCAATGGCGCGTAATTTTTCATTATTTTGGATACAGATTTCCAAACGCTGATAAAACTCAGGATTTTCCACATCGAGCATGACGGGGAAAACTCGCCCGGCGGTTTCATTAGTCTTCTCAATCACATATTTATCATATTCTCGCGCATTTAAGCCAATAGAGGCATAAAAATCGGCGCGTTGAATATCATTGAGATACATGGTAGCAAACACCGACAACAGGAAGAAGCGACACCACAGTCTAGCACGCCAATCATTTAAGGTGTTAGGTTGGGCCTTCATAATGGCATCAAAGAAGTCTCCGTGACGGTTTTCATCCTGACACCAATTTTCAAAAAAGCGGAAAATCGGATAAATCCGGTCTTCGGGATGTTGCTCTAAATGACGGTAAATGGTGATATAACGCCAATAACCAATTTTTTCCGACAAATAGGTGGCATAAAAAATAAACTTAGGCTTAAAGAAAGTATATTTTCTGCTCTTAGTCAAAAATCCTAAGTCTAAAGAAAGATTAAAATCTGACATCGCCTTATTGAGGAAGCCGGCATGACGCGCTTCATCTCTCGACATCAGGTTAAAACACTCTGCCAGAACCGGACTTTTATCTTTTAATCGCCGTCCGAGTTCCTTGTAGAGGAGGAAGCCGGAAAACTCGGCTGTGCAAGAACGCTCTAAAAATTCCACAAACAAGCGGCGAGTTTCCCCGTCGATGTGATGCCAAGATTGATTAAATTCTTCATTGCGAACAAAATGATGACGATTATAGTCAGCCCGAAACTCTTCGAGAATCGCTCTTAACTCCTCTTCGTTAGGAGAGATATCCATCTTGGCCATCGCTTCAAAGTCAGTAGTGTAAAAGCGAGGAGTTAAAATAGTTTCCTTAGCTGGGACTTTAATCCCAGGGCGAAGTTCTTCAAATTCTGCTTTGTTTAGGGTATTGACCATATTGTTATACAAGTTTTTCCAATAAAACAGGTAAGACGATTAATTTATAGGACTGCACAGATCCCGAGCAGGAGATTAGGTTTTAGTCTACCAAGCTCTTAGCAATGGTTTACCTAACTGTTTATTAAAAGTTACAAAACTTGAGAATTATTTTTAATAGGCCATAACATAAACTGCCTTTAATGTCAATGATCACAAACACGTAAAGACCATGAGCCGATAAGGTCGCGGATGGGGAAGTTAAATGTTAATCTGACTATTATAAAGGCTTAGATTATCAGCTTAATCTCAAAACTTATGTCCCTTGACAGTAATCGATTTCATATTAAATTCTGGGGAGTTAGAGGAAGTATACCTTGCCCGGGTGCTAATACTGTCCGTTATGGGGGTAATACCTCTTGTGTAGAAATGAAAGTGGGTTTACAACGCCTGATTTTTGATGGAGGTACAGGAATACGTATTTTAGGAGAGTCCCTTCTGTCAAAATTGCCGGTCAATGGTCATATATTTTTCACCCACTCCCACTGGGACCATATCCAAGGATTTCCCTTTTTTGTTCCTGCTTTTATTCCGGGGAACCACTTCAAAATTTATGGCATCCCTGCCCCCAACGGCGCGACCGTGCAACAACGTCTGCATGATCAAATGTTACACCCGAATTTCCCGGTTCCTCTACAAATTATGCAAGCTCAATTGCAATTTTATGACCTCGAGATCGGAGAATCTATACAACTAGAGGATGTGGAAATAGAAACGGCCCGTCTCAATCATCCTGGTGAAGCTATTGGTTATCGGATTAACTGGCGTGGACTATCGGCGGCTTATCTGACTGATACAGAACATTTTCCCGACAGATTAGATGAAAATGTTCTCAAGTTGGCCCGCAATGCTGATGTGGTCATTATTGATGCGACTTACACTGATGAAGAATACCATAATCCTAAGTCTAGTAAAGTCGGTTGGGGACACTCCACTTGGCAGGAGGCCGTCAAAATCGCTCAGGCGGCCAATGTTAAACAATTAGTTCTGTTTCATCATGACCCCTCCCATGACGATAATTTCTTGGACCGTATTGGCGAAAAAGCTAGTCTCGCTTTTCCTCATACGATTTTAGCCCGGGAAGGAATGGCTATCGAGTTAATTCCTAGCTCCCCAGAAAAAGCCGCCTCCTCAGTGGCTAACCTCTAACCGGGATCGACCAACCTAAATATATTTGCTTTTGGTGGGATTGATGCTGTTACAATTGTTTACAGAATGGGGGTTAAACCCGTGTGACAACTTAAACAATTATGACAAAATCGGTCAAAATCG is from Gloeothece verrucosa PCC 7822 and encodes:
- the acsF gene encoding magnesium-protoporphyrin IX monomethyl ester (oxidative) cyclase, which encodes MVNTLNKAEFEELRPGIKVPAKETILTPRFYTTDFEAMAKMDISPNEEELRAILEEFRADYNRHHFVRNEEFNQSWHHIDGETRRLFVEFLERSCTAEFSGFLLYKELGRRLKDKSPVLAECFNLMSRDEARHAGFLNKAMSDFNLSLDLGFLTKSRKYTFFKPKFIFYATYLSEKIGYWRYITIYRHLEQHPEDRIYPIFRFFENWCQDENRHGDFFDAIMKAQPNTLNDWRARLWCRFFLLSVFATMYLNDIQRADFYASIGLNAREYDKYVIEKTNETAGRVFPVMLDVENPEFYQRLEICIQNNEKLRAIDSSDSPQPLKLLRKLPLYANNAWQCLKLYLIKPIRVDHLAGTVR
- a CDS encoding MBL fold metallo-hydrolase; this encodes MSLDSNRFHIKFWGVRGSIPCPGANTVRYGGNTSCVEMKVGLQRLIFDGGTGIRILGESLLSKLPVNGHIFFTHSHWDHIQGFPFFVPAFIPGNHFKIYGIPAPNGATVQQRLHDQMLHPNFPVPLQIMQAQLQFYDLEIGESIQLEDVEIETARLNHPGEAIGYRINWRGLSAAYLTDTEHFPDRLDENVLKLARNADVVIIDATYTDEEYHNPKSSKVGWGHSTWQEAVKIAQAANVKQLVLFHHDPSHDDNFLDRIGEKASLAFPHTILAREGMAIELIPSSPEKAASSVANL